The Virgibacillus sp. SK37 region TGAACATTATTATAGACACCCTAGAAACTATAATAGAAGAGGTGTATTTAGCATTGACGAACCTGCTCCAACTGTCAGGGGTGTAAATAGACCAGTACCTGACGGATATAAAGGTCATCCACGTGACACAGAAGACCCTAGAAAAGTCCGTGCATTAACTACTATTGAAAGAAGTTATCTACAAACTTTTCCTAAAGACTTTATTTTTGAAGGAAGTAAGACAAACTTAGAACAAATGATAGGAAACGCTGTTCCTGTAAAATTGGCTGAGTTTGTTGCGAATGCTATTGATCAATATGTAAGCAGTCAAGGTAATGTTGTAGAATATAAAAGAAAAAATAATACTCATGAAGTCATACACGACCAAATGGATATGTTTGAGGTTATTGGTAACTAGGGTTAATCCTTAGTTACTTTTTTTTATCTACGAAATTACATATACATTGGAATAATAGATAATAAAAAAAGATAAGAGGTGTTATCCCCTTATCCCTTTATTACATTACATAAACATTGATACAATACCAATTCCAAATACCATTAGAACAAAGTAAGTGAATATTGGCTTGAAGATTGTTTGTTGTTTGTCTGAAAGTTTCGGCTTAATGAAACGGTTATACATATAACCAATAAGCATAAAAATTGTTCCGAAAACAATCACGAACATTAAAATTGATAAAATTTCTTTCGCACCAATCTGACCTAAGTTTACCATTGCTAACATGAGATTTTCCTTTACTGACATGAGTATCAGCCTCCTAAAGATTATTTGTTTTACACTTGTACATTTATAGGTCAAAAGGCGGTTTCCTTCTTTTTTCTTAATAAAAAATGAAGAAAATATAAGAAAAATAAAAAGAAAAAGCGTTTCTTAATATATGCCATTTACTCTCATATTAAGTAGCATAAAATTAATATAAATAAATGTCGTGAAAAACCTTCCACAAAGTATTAAAACCATTATTTACATAGGTCTAACCTTACGGCTATCCCTATGTATGGATTTATTTCAGCATTAAATTCAATTTATTTTAGGTATTTTATTTATTACCATTCTTGTTCTATCTTTGGTTATCATTCAACTATCTTTGCAGTATTTTACTAATTATTTTGTTATATCTTTCCCCTTTTTGTACCCATCTTCGAAAGAGTCTAGGTCTTTTTTGCTAACTTTTCCTTTAGATTTCTTAGAAACTACTGTTTTAATTTTATCTTTATTATTAATTAAGTACTTAATAAGAGATTTGATTGCCCTCATAATCAAGTCAGCAGTCTCTTTTCCAAGTTTTCTAACTAGGAAATTGTAGAACTTTTTAATGTAAGTTCTGCCAAATGGAGTAAGTATAGCAATTACAACAGAGAAGATAGCACCAATGAGGAAATATACTTCTACACTCTCAAACATTATTAATCAACTCCTTTCATTAATATTTATTAATAAAAGAAGATAACTGTTATAAGAGTTATAATAGATATAATGATTGTTAATGGTGGTTATAAGTAATATATTGATTAATAACAGTTATCAATCTTTATTAGTTATTAAATGAGGTTCATTTCTTTTAGTTTTTGTTCTAATTTCGCTTTTGTAGCGGGACCATAAATGCCATCTGTTTTTAGTCCGTAGTACATACTTTGGAATCTACGAACAGCATCCTTTGTTGCTGGTCCATAACTTCCATCAACTTTGCCAACCTTGAAGTAAACAGCATTCAGGGCTCTTTGTAATTGCTTTACTTTTTCACCTTTACTTCCGTATTTGAGAATTCCAGAAGGAAGAGGATATTTAGAAACTGGTTTTGGTTGTGGTTTTTGTTTTGAAGTAGAGTTTGAAGATTTAAGTTTGATTACTTGTCCAATTTGTAAAGAATTAGGGTTTACATTTGGATTGTATTTTTTAATGTCATTAACTGAAATATTATATTTTCTACTAATTCCCCAGAAAGTGTCACCCTTCTTAATTTTATAAGTAGAAGGAATGTTATTGGTTTCTTCTTTTTTAGGTGTAGAAGATTTAATCCCTTTCACCATGTCAATAAACTGTTTCCAATTAATTCCCTTTGCACCACTTCTTAAATATCTAGGACAGTTCTTTCCAGAAGCACGGTTATGTTGTATTACATTTTCAATCGGTATATTGTATTTATTCATAAGGTATTTTACTAGCCATACTGTATTCTTAACTGCTGTTTTAAAATCACTATCAGGATTTACACAGATCTCAATCTGAATTCCGTTTTGGTTGTAATACTTATTCCCAGCAGCCCAACATTGAGCATCATCTTTGAAAGATTGAACAATCTCCTTACCATCTACTTGATAATGCCAACTAGCACTACGGCTATTTCCGTTATACTGCAAACGGGCATGATTATCAGCACCTGCTCCTTTTCTTGTATTATCTGTTTCATGGATAACGATGAACTTCTTGCTATTCTTTCCACTATAAGTGACCTTTTTAGCCACATTACTAGAAACTAAAAGTTTTCTAATATTCATTTCGCAACAACTCCTTTCAAAAGTTATTTTTCAAATAAAAAAGAGCCTAAAACAGGCTCTGTAATGCGAGTTAAGTAACTCAACAGGTATTCATATGGTTTATTTTTTCTTTGTAAATATAGAGGAAATGCCCTCTACAACTTCAATTAATTTATTCATGCCGGGTAATCCAATTCTATTTCCAAAGCGTAACAATTGAATGATATTTGAAGTAACCATTAATCCTGTATAACTCCAAGTAGTGAAATATAATACGTCATGCATTACTCCGTCTACACCTATTCCTATAATTGAACTCACTGAGAGGATTATAAATATTCCAAGTGAGAAGAACATTTTCGCTAAAGGTAAAGTGTAGTCTAGTAAGGTGTGCTTCTTATCCATTACATTGATTGTATATTCCACCAACAATACACTGAATGAGAATAACGCCATTAGCAGGAACATAGCCCCTAATTTATCAACAATCCCCTGATTAACGGCTATACCAAAAAATCCAGCAATCAAGGAAACTAATCCCGTGAAGAATCTTTCTATAAAATTCATATAACAACAACCCCTTTCTTTTCCTCACCTCCTTTGTAGAAATAAAAAAAGAGACTACTTAATTTGTAGCCTCATTGGTTTCAATTAAAAATATCTGGTAATGTGTAATACACCTAAATGGATAGTTGTCTGGGTTGTCTACCTCGTCCATTTTTCTTAATTTAAATACACCGATATTACTATCAGTGACCACTCTAAAATAAGGGTATGAAAGTTCTCCTGCATTTTCTAAATAAACTACACTTGCTTTTAATATTTTACTACCACCAATTAAGTGAAGGAAGAAGTCAGCAGGTGTTTCAGTAGGTTCATTTGGGTCTGTTCCTCCTCCACCAGTGTCGCCACCACCTGTATCACCACCATTATCTGGAGGATCAAGTGGATTAGGGTTATATAGGATTAGTGCAGGATATCCATCTGCTGTATTCATAGTCCATATATTAGTGAAATCCCAACCTACATAGGTATTAATATCTTTCATTTCAGCAGTGGTTTTACCTTTACCACCTCCATTAGAAGTAGCAATTCCAGAAACTTCTGTATCCCAATATGAATTTATTACTTCAACGGGACCACTGGTTGTTACATATCCTAACAATCCACCAGCATTATCATTATTAGGTATTCTACTTAGACTGTAACAATTTTCTACATGAGTATTAGATAGGGTTTCACCCACTATTCCACCTATAATACTACCTTCTGCTACTATATCCATATTAGAATATGAGTTTAGTATAGTTATATTATTTGTTCTTCCAACTACGCCACCTATACCAGCATAATCATCTGTATTGGTAAGCGATCCACTGACTGAACAATTTTGTATGTAACTTATTATACTTGAGGTTCTAGCCTCACCAATGAGCCCACCTATAAAGTTTCTTTGTCCCGTTATTTTTACATTGACAGCATGAACATTATTGATTTTTGAACTATCAAAGCGAACCGTCCCAATTAATGCTCCACCATTATTTTTACATGTTATATCAAAGTTAGTTAAGATTAAATTTTTAATTATTGCTCCCCTGTCAGTTGAACCGAACAAACCTATATTAAATTTAGAAGGTCTATTTATATATAAATTGCTAATAGTAAATCCTTGTCCGTCATATGTTCCGTAAAAACCATTAATAGGTGTCCACCCTGCAAATGTCCCATCTGTATATGGAGCCATTTCATGCGTGTAGGACATATCTATATCATTAACTTGAATATAATAAGCATAAGTGTCTTCCCTTACATTCCATAAGTCTGCTTGATTTCTAACATAATAAGGTTCTGCCTCCGTTCCTATACCACTGAAGTGATTTACATATACATATGTTTTATTCTCTTCGTAGTTTTTGACAAAGTAAGGTCTTTCCATTCCTTCCTTATATTCTTCAA contains the following coding sequences:
- a CDS encoding N-acetylmuramoyl-L-alanine amidase, with product MNIRKLLVSSNVAKKVTYSGKNSKKFIVIHETDNTRKGAGADNHARLQYNGNSRSASWHYQVDGKEIVQSFKDDAQCWAAGNKYYNQNGIQIEICVNPDSDFKTAVKNTVWLVKYLMNKYNIPIENVIQHNRASGKNCPRYLRSGAKGINWKQFIDMVKGIKSSTPKKEETNNIPSTYKIKKGDTFWGISRKYNISVNDIKKYNPNVNPNSLQIGQVIKLKSSNSTSKQKPQPKPVSKYPLPSGILKYGSKGEKVKQLQRALNAVYFKVGKVDGSYGPATKDAVRRFQSMYYGLKTDGIYGPATKAKLEQKLKEMNLI